The Arachis ipaensis cultivar K30076 chromosome B10, Araip1.1, whole genome shotgun sequence DNA window GCAAGTGTACTCTTTCTTGGAATATTTCTGTCCATCATAACCACCAGCATCTTGGAGCTTCGATGGAGTGGCGTGACCATCAAAGCAATATGGCGAAACGAGCAGTTCTGGGTCATAAGAGGCGTCTCGGCCCACCTCTTCGCCGTCTTCCAAGGTTTCCTGAAGATGTTACCAAGCATTGACACAAACTTCACAGTCACAGCAAAAGCTGCAGATGACACAGAGTTTGGTGAACTCTACATCATAAAATGGACCACACTCTTGATCCCTCCAACAACTCTGATCATAGTTAACATGGTTGGTGTTGTTACTGGTTTCTCTGATGCACTCAATGGAGGCTATGAGTCTTGGGGGCCTTTATTTGGCAAAGTTTTCTTTGCATTTTGGGTTATTTTTCATCTGTATTCATTCTTCAAAGGTCTCAT harbors:
- the LOC107619939 gene encoding cellulose synthase A catalytic subunit 8 [UDP-forming]-like — protein: MQLSNLASVLFLGIFLSIITTSILELRWSGVTIKAIWRNEQFWVIRGVSAHLFAVFQGFLKMLPSIDTNFTVTAKAADDTEFGELYIIKWTTLLIPPTTLIIVNMVGVVTGFSDALNGGYESWGPLFGKVFFAFWVIFHLYSFFKGLMGRQNRTPTIVILWSVLLASIFSLVWVKINPFISKTDSSTISRTCISIDC